The genomic window GCCCGTCGGATCCAGGGACCCGCCGCACGCTTGGCCCAGTGATCGCGCTGCAGTCGCGTGAGGGTGTCGCGCAGGTCGTCCCGCTCGAGCCGGGCGAACAGGGCCCGGCGGACCCAGCCGCGCTCGTAGAGCCACCGATCGACCAGACTGGTCCGCATGCGGCTCCCGATGTCCTGCTGCCACAGCGCGTCGTAGTCGCCCCCCTCGGCCAGGGCGCGTCCGGCCAGCCGCCCCGAGATCAGGGCCATGCGCAGCCCGAGCCCGAAGAGGAAGTCCTGGAAGCCGGCCGCCTCGCCCACGCGGGGTCGGCCGGCGTCGAGTGCCGTCGCGGGGAGACCGAAGTTCATGCCGTGGGCGGCCGACCGGGCGCCGTCCTCGTGGAAGTCCTCGATGGCGGCGAATCGCCGGCGCGCCTCGTCGAGCCGCGCCCCCAGATCGCGGAAGGCACCCAGCGCCGCGATTCCGAGCGTGGCCTCGCCACGATCCACGAACAGATACGCGTATCCGCCCGGGGCGAGCTCCTCGTCGAGCAGGACGTCGACGCGGTCGTCCGCATTCGTGCGGAACATGCGTTCGATCGCCAGGCCGTCGACCCGGCGAAGACCCGTGGCGAGCACGTCGGCCCGGCCGTCCCCGAGCGCACGGCCGGTGTGGATCGTGACTCCGAGTCGTCGGGCCCGCTCGGCCAGGGCGGTGTCCAGGGTCCCCGGCTCCGGGCCGCGTCGGATCAGCAGTGCGTAGGGCTCACGGCTCCGGGCCTCGACCACGTGCCCGTCGGCGTCGAGAAAGCGGGCCCGGCTCAGGGGCGTGACCGACAGTCCGTCGACGGCCAGCGTCTCCAACAGCGCCGGACCCTGGGGTTCGTCGCCGAAGACGGGCAGGATCTGGTGGTCTCCGTCGAACCGTCCGCCCACGCGCTGGTGGCGTTCGTGGACCTCGACGGCCATACCACGGCCGGCGAGTTCGATCGCCGCGGCCAGACCCGCGGGGCCGCCACCGGCCACGCGCACCGGGCGTTCGGACTCACGGTCGGTGGACACCTCGGGGCCTCGCACGATCGAAGGGGGACGGAGGGGCGGAGTACGACCGGGCTGGCGATGCTAGCAGAAG from Candidatus Krumholzibacteriia bacterium includes these protein-coding regions:
- a CDS encoding NAD(P)-binding protein; this translates as MSTDRESERPVRVAGGGPAGLAAAIELAGRGMAVEVHERHQRVGGRFDGDHQILPVFGDEPQGPALLETLAVDGLSVTPLSRARFLDADGHVVEARSREPYALLIRRGPEPGTLDTALAERARRLGVTIHTGRALGDGRADVLATGLRRVDGLAIERMFRTNADDRVDVLLDEELAPGGYAYLFVDRGEATLGIAALGAFRDLGARLDEARRRFAAIEDFHEDGARSAAHGMNFGLPATALDAGRPRVGEAAGFQDFLFGLGLRMALISGRLAGRALAEGGDYDALWQQDIGSRMRTSLVDRWLYERGWVRRALFARLERDDLRDTLTRLQRDHWAKRAAGPWIRRARLRRDDRRDFVPRGAAGQGAP